The Deltaproteobacteria bacterium genome includes the window CTCCTCACGGGCCGCATCGGAAAAGCCGATCCGGATCAACTCTTCGGCATGGTCACGGTAATCGGCAAGGGGGGTGCCTTCCGCTGCTGCGGGTGGAGTGCGGTCACAGTCGGGGTCGTCCGACTCCGGCGAATCGGCAACAAGGTTCCAGGAGTATGTCAGTCGTTTGCGGGCCATCACGCCGTAAAAGTCCCAACCGAACTCCTTCGCAAGGCGCCGATAGATCGCCCGTGCTTTTTCAATCTCCTTTAACCGCTCCCTGCATCTTCCTTTCCAGTAAAGGGCGCCGGCATTGATCTTGGAGTCGGGATAGCGGTCCATACAGAAATCGAATGCGGCTTCCGCCTTCCGATACTTTCCCGCACGGTATTCCATCCAGCCGATTCGCCAGGCCCCTTTGGACGCAAGATCATTTTGCGGAGTCTTTTTCCCGATCCGGAGATAATACTCCCGGGCCTTCGAAATATTGCGACCGGCCTCATAAATCCGTCCCATGGCATAGAGCGCCCTGACGGTCCACTTACTCTTCGGATAATGCTTCAGAAGACGCTGAAACAGATGCCGGGCGGAACGGTCCTCATTCTTATTCCAAAAGGAATTGCCGAGCCAATACAAGGCCTCGGACCGGATCGATGCCGCCCCGGCCTCGCGGGCAACCCGCTTCAGCAGTTTTCTCCCTTCCGGCAGGTCTCCCTCCTTGATCCAGGCCCGCCCTTTCAGGAGAAGCGCCTGGTCGGTGGGAATCCCCTTCGGATAGAGCTTCACCATCTCATGACAGTTTTCGATAACCCCGGGAAACTTCAGAGCCCGGAAGAGTTCCCGGATCCGGGTGAGATACAATTTTGCATCAGGAGATTTCGGAGGACTCTTCAGGCGTCCGGCAATCGACTCCCGGCGGCGGTCCGCCTCTTTCCCTTCCTCCGTGGCCGGGGATTGAAAAGCAAGGTGAAGATAGAGATCGTAGGCTTTCGCCCAGTCTTCCCGCCCCGCAGCGACCTCTCCCGCCAGCAGAGCGATCTTCCGGGCCAACTCCCCGGAGAGTTTCATCGACTGCAATTTCCGAAGAGCCGAAGCCGCCGGGCCGAACCGCCCGGATGCGATCAGAGACTTTATCTCTTCGATTCGTACACGTTCCAGGAGAAGACTCTCCGGATACTCTTTGAGAAACTGTTCCTCATGACGAAGGGCCGTCGCCGGATCGCCCGATTCATTCTCCGCCCGAATCCGGTAGTAGAGGAGATAATCGTCCAGGATGTAATCAACACCGTCCAGCTTGTCGAGTTCGAGCCGGGCAATGAGGGAGTTCCCGTTTTTCAGGGCCATGACCCCGCTCACGAAGGTTTTGCGGATCCGTGACAGTGCCTCCCTGCCGGTCTGCTCCGTCCCCTTTTCCCGGGCCGAAAGCGGCCCGTCCGGAAACGGCAGGGCAAACCCGATCAAAAGGAGCAGCAGAAGCCGGACGGTCCATCCTCTATTTCGATTCCACATCATCTTCCCCGATCTTCTCTATCTTCTTCGCTCCACTTCCACACCGCCGATCAGGACCCGTTCAACCTCGAGGGTCCCGGACAGGACGACCACATCGGCATCACCGCCCGGCAGGAGTTCCCCTTTCCCTTCGGAAAGTCCCAGGAGACGGGCCGGCGCAAGGGTCATCATGGAAAGGGCTTCCGCTAGGGGAATGCCGATCTTTTCAACGAGATGGCGGAATGCATCCGCAAGAGTGATCCGGCTCCCGGCAAGATTGCCCGAGGCGTTCACCGCCGCGCCCTGCCGGATCGTCACCTCCTCGCCCCCCATCCGGAAACTCCCCTCCCCTTTCCCGCTCAGGGGAACGGCATCGGAAACTCCGATCATCCCCCCGGCCCCTTTCAACCGATGAATCATCCGGAGGGTAGCCTCGTGCAAATGGCGGCCGTCGGCGATCACTTCCACCGTCACCCCGGGATCAAGAAGGGCAGCCACGGCACAACCGGGATTCCGGTGATGAAACCCCGTCATCGCATTAAAGAGATGGGTTACATGACGAACCCCGGCGTCAAAGGCGGCCTGCGCCTCTTCAAAGGAGGCCCCGCTGTGTCCGAGCACCGGAAGGATTCCGGCATCTAAAATCTCCGAAACGGCCTTCATGCCGCCTTGGATCTCCGGAGCGATCGTCATCAGGCGGATTCTTCCGCTGGCGGCCTCCTGCAATGCCCGCACGGCCCCGGGTCGTGGTTTTGCCAACCCATCTTTTCCGAGGGCGCCCGCCCTCTGCGGATTGAGGTAGGGACCTTCCAGATTGAAACCGGGGAGATAGGGTAACGGCCCATCTCCGGTTCCGGGATATCCGGAGGCAAGACAGGCAAGGGTCTCCTCCAGTTCCGGCAAAGGGAGGGGACGGACCGTCGGCAGAAGCGACGTCGTACCGTGCAGGGCGTGATACCGG containing:
- the nagA gene encoding N-acetylglucosamine-6-phosphate deacetylase encodes the protein MGRIEKAEKTLVLTHGKILTPLDVIPDGALLVEKGKIAALGEAANLPVPPGATRIDCTGKIMVPGFVDLHVHGGGGFDFNDAGGWTGAARYHALHGTTSLLPTVRPLPLPELEETLACLASGYPGTGDGPLPYLPGFNLEGPYLNPQRAGALGKDGLAKPRPGAVRALQEAASGRIRLMTIAPEIQGGMKAVSEILDAGILPVLGHSGASFEEAQAAFDAGVRHVTHLFNAMTGFHHRNPGCAVAALLDPGVTVEVIADGRHLHEATLRMIHRLKGAGGMIGVSDAVPLSGKGEGSFRMGGEEVTIRQGAAVNASGNLAGSRITLADAFRHLVEKIGIPLAEALSMMTLAPARLLGLSEGKGELLPGGDADVVVLSGTLEVERVLIGGVEVERRR
- a CDS encoding transglycosylase SLT domain-containing protein, which produces MMWNRNRGWTVRLLLLLLIGFALPFPDGPLSAREKGTEQTGREALSRIRKTFVSGVMALKNGNSLIARLELDKLDGVDYILDDYLLYYRIRAENESGDPATALRHEEQFLKEYPESLLLERVRIEEIKSLIASGRFGPAASALRKLQSMKLSGELARKIALLAGEVAAGREDWAKAYDLYLHLAFQSPATEEGKEADRRRESIAGRLKSPPKSPDAKLYLTRIRELFRALKFPGVIENCHEMVKLYPKGIPTDQALLLKGRAWIKEGDLPEGRKLLKRVAREAGAASIRSEALYWLGNSFWNKNEDRSARHLFQRLLKHYPKSKWTVRALYAMGRIYEAGRNISKAREYYLRIGKKTPQNDLASKGAWRIGWMEYRAGKYRKAEAAFDFCMDRYPDSKINAGALYWKGRCRERLKEIEKARAIYRRLAKEFGWDFYGVMARKRLTYSWNLVADSPESDDPDCDRTPPAAAEGTPLADYRDHAEELIRIGFSDAAREEIRAVADLLEKKDKNLCYVGDLYERSGNFYDAVRWMYRVSTNHYSAVNGGDSPFFKRYLYPRAFWETVRRESGRYGIDPFLVLAVMRQESLYQVDSISLSDARGLMQIIPPTGELIARDLGVETFTPESLLDPETNIAFGVRYLNNLIQRSGGDLVRVFSSYNAGERPSDRWWEKTKDLDVDERIESIPFRETRGYVKRVLRNLENYKRLYRDE